A region from the Kribbella shirazensis genome encodes:
- a CDS encoding cytochrome b, with amino-acid sequence MFPDHWSLLFGQIAFYSFVVIVLTGVVLTVQYEPSTEPVVYDGPYGPLQGTEVSRALDSTLALSFETRGGLLARQMHHWSTLIMVAAITLHLLRLFFSGRFRRPRRLNWLVVFSLLIVTLGACLTGTSLPDDMASGTSLAVLDGVLQATPFVGSALSYLLFGGEFPGNVITWFYPLHVVVLPAVLVLLFVALAVLALKHNPIAQRKSPVATVKSVGLFCFVVGVSALMAATATINPVWLYGPADPADTSAGVGPAWYLAFLDGSLRLAPGWEVVWWGKTISLAVLLPVAACTLFLALVAVYPFLEERLTRGKWDESERPRDNPTRTGIGVAGITFYGVLWAAAGADTMALQFHMSVNTLLRVFQVLLIVGPPAALFITRRVCLGLQQQDKDIAEHGIETGRIVRLPSGGYVEDHRPSKRQLTPR; translated from the coding sequence GTGTTTCCTGATCACTGGTCGTTGTTGTTCGGCCAGATCGCGTTCTACAGCTTCGTTGTGATCGTGCTGACCGGTGTGGTGCTGACGGTGCAGTACGAGCCGTCGACGGAGCCGGTCGTGTACGACGGGCCGTACGGGCCACTGCAGGGTACGGAGGTGTCGCGGGCGCTGGACTCGACGCTCGCGCTCTCGTTCGAGACCCGTGGCGGGCTGCTCGCCCGTCAGATGCACCACTGGTCCACGCTGATCATGGTGGCGGCGATCACGCTGCACCTGCTGCGGCTGTTCTTCAGCGGCAGGTTCCGGCGGCCGCGGCGGCTCAACTGGCTGGTGGTCTTCAGCCTGCTGATCGTCACGCTGGGCGCCTGCCTCACCGGTACGTCACTACCGGACGACATGGCGTCCGGGACCAGCCTCGCCGTACTCGACGGTGTTCTGCAGGCGACCCCGTTCGTCGGCTCCGCCCTGTCGTACCTGCTGTTCGGCGGCGAGTTCCCCGGCAACGTGATCACGTGGTTCTACCCGCTGCACGTCGTCGTCCTGCCCGCCGTACTCGTCCTGCTTTTCGTCGCCCTCGCGGTCCTCGCGCTCAAGCACAACCCGATCGCCCAACGGAAGTCGCCCGTCGCCACGGTGAAGAGCGTCGGCCTGTTCTGCTTCGTGGTCGGCGTCTCGGCGCTGATGGCCGCGACCGCGACCATCAACCCGGTCTGGCTGTACGGCCCGGCCGACCCCGCGGACACCTCCGCCGGTGTCGGGCCGGCGTGGTACCTCGCCTTCCTGGACGGCTCGCTCCGGCTCGCGCCGGGATGGGAAGTCGTGTGGTGGGGCAAGACGATCAGCCTGGCCGTCCTGCTGCCGGTCGCTGCGTGCACACTGTTCCTCGCGCTCGTCGCCGTCTACCCGTTCCTCGAGGAGCGACTGACCCGCGGCAAGTGGGATGAATCCGAGCGGCCGCGTGACAACCCGACCCGCACCGGCATCGGCGTCGCCGGCATCACCTTCTACGGCGTCCTCTGGGCCGCCGCCGGCGCCGACACCATGGCCCTCCAGTTCCACATGTCGGTGAACACCCTGCTGCGGGTGTTCCAGGTCCTGCTGATCGTCGGTCCGCCCGCCGCACTGTTCATCACGCGCCGCGTCTGCCTCGGTCTCCAGCAACAGGACAAGGACATCGCGGAGCACGGCATCGAGACCGGCCGGATCGTCCGGCTCCCCAGCGGCGGGTACGTCGAGGACCACCGCCCGTCGAAACGCCAACTCACCCCACGGTGA
- a CDS encoding XdhC family protein — MRDVLPHVRQWFAEGYGERYGGRFALATVIGTFRSAPRQPGAAMAVSGDGVVVGSVSGGCVESDVYEVALEVIRTGVPAVRRYGVSDEDVFAIGLTCGGVIEVLVEPIDPVSFAEFESVAAAVESGRPVAVATVVTAGDRLGRRIIVEPDRVVGSLGDAGLVAAVVEDAVAMLASGTTAVRQYGARGECRRTDVAVFVQALTPPPRMFVFGAIDFAAAVAQVGKFLGYHVTVCDARAVFTTRARFPEADEVVVDWPHRFLAGVLDQVDSRTALCVLTHDPKFDVPLLELALRTDAGYIGAMGSRRTHNDRLARLRTAGVTEDELARLSSPTGLDLGAGTPEETAISIAAEIIATRNAASARPLSTTTGRIHGGTTYGRAAAGITVG, encoded by the coding sequence GTGCGTGACGTCCTGCCGCACGTCCGCCAGTGGTTCGCCGAGGGGTACGGCGAGAGGTACGGCGGACGGTTCGCGCTCGCCACGGTGATCGGGACGTTCCGCTCGGCTCCCCGGCAGCCCGGCGCGGCGATGGCGGTGTCGGGCGACGGCGTCGTGGTGGGCAGCGTGTCGGGCGGTTGTGTCGAGTCCGACGTGTACGAGGTGGCGTTGGAGGTCATCCGGACGGGCGTGCCGGCGGTCCGTCGGTACGGCGTGTCCGACGAGGACGTGTTCGCGATCGGGCTGACGTGCGGCGGCGTGATCGAGGTTCTGGTGGAGCCGATCGATCCGGTCTCGTTCGCGGAGTTCGAGTCGGTGGCCGCTGCGGTCGAGTCGGGGCGGCCGGTGGCGGTCGCGACCGTGGTCACGGCGGGGGATCGTCTGGGGCGCCGCATCATCGTCGAGCCCGACCGGGTGGTCGGCAGTCTGGGCGATGCCGGGCTGGTCGCGGCCGTGGTCGAGGACGCGGTGGCGATGCTCGCCAGCGGCACCACCGCGGTCCGGCAGTACGGCGCTCGCGGGGAGTGCCGGCGTACCGACGTCGCGGTGTTCGTGCAGGCGCTCACGCCGCCGCCGCGGATGTTCGTGTTCGGAGCGATCGACTTCGCCGCCGCCGTGGCCCAGGTGGGCAAGTTCCTCGGCTATCACGTGACGGTGTGCGATGCCCGGGCTGTGTTCACCACCCGCGCCCGGTTCCCCGAGGCGGACGAGGTCGTGGTCGACTGGCCGCACCGTTTCCTCGCCGGTGTGCTCGATCAGGTCGACAGCCGTACGGCGCTGTGCGTGCTGACCCACGATCCGAAGTTCGACGTACCGCTGCTGGAACTGGCCTTGCGCACCGACGCCGGCTACATCGGCGCGATGGGTTCGCGGCGTACCCACAACGATCGGCTGGCCCGGCTGCGGACCGCGGGCGTGACCGAAGACGAGTTGGCGCGGTTGTCCTCGCCGACCGGTCTGGATCTCGGCGCCGGCACTCCCGAGGAGACCGCGATCTCGATCGCGGCCGAGATCATCGCGACGCGGAACGCCGCGAGTGCACGGCCGCTGTCCACGACCACGGGCAGGATCCACGGCGGCACGACGTACGGGCGTGCCGCCGCGGGGATCACCGTGGGGTGA
- a CDS encoding RrF2 family transcriptional regulator codes for MKMNEGVEWAMHSCVNLSWAPGEAVTAKRLAAFYNLPTAYLNKQLQALTRAGILSSVSGPKGGFQLARDPRNISLLDIVVAIDGPDDAFRCMEILKEGPGADARADYTKVCVISQAMRGAELTYRRELASRSIADIADEVVRLNPSAPDNTRSRFANLKS; via the coding sequence ATGAAGATGAACGAGGGCGTCGAGTGGGCGATGCACAGCTGTGTGAACCTCAGCTGGGCGCCCGGCGAGGCGGTCACCGCCAAGCGGCTCGCGGCCTTCTACAACCTGCCCACGGCGTACCTGAACAAGCAGCTCCAGGCGCTTACCCGGGCCGGCATCCTCAGCTCGGTCTCCGGCCCGAAGGGCGGCTTCCAGCTCGCCCGCGACCCGCGCAACATCTCACTGCTGGACATCGTCGTCGCGATCGACGGGCCGGACGACGCGTTCCGCTGTATGGAGATCCTCAAGGAAGGCCCCGGCGCCGACGCGCGGGCCGACTACACCAAGGTCTGCGTCATCTCGCAGGCCATGCGCGGCGCCGAGCTGACCTACCGCCGCGAACTGGCGAGCCGATCGATCGCGGACATCGCCGACGAGGTCGTCCGCCTGAACCCGAGCGCGCCCGACAACACCCGCAGCCGTTTCGCCAACCTGAAGTCCTGA
- a CDS encoding TIM barrel protein has translation MGVRTGLVSVTFRQLPVDQVVEEVAKAGLAAIEWGGDVHVPLGNLVNAKRVRNLTEVHGLQVAAYGSYLRAGSVDREEMRSAIATAQALGAPRIRVWAGNVGTADAGVGDRMAVTRGLGELADMAAGAGIEIAMEFHRNTLTDEVDSTITLLLDVGAPNLTTYWQPPVDLDDEKCLQQLESLMPWLSTVHVFSWWPSNARLPLAGRESLWRRVLDRLAAEDREINALLEFVADDSPEQFAKDAADLQSWV, from the coding sequence GTGGGTGTGAGGACCGGTCTGGTCTCGGTGACGTTCCGCCAGTTGCCCGTCGATCAGGTGGTGGAGGAGGTGGCGAAGGCCGGGCTCGCGGCGATCGAGTGGGGTGGTGACGTCCACGTCCCGCTCGGCAACCTGGTCAACGCCAAGCGCGTGCGGAACCTGACCGAGGTGCACGGCCTGCAGGTCGCGGCGTACGGCTCGTACCTGCGCGCCGGCAGTGTCGACCGCGAGGAGATGCGCTCCGCGATCGCCACCGCCCAGGCGCTCGGCGCGCCCCGGATCCGGGTCTGGGCCGGCAACGTCGGCACGGCGGACGCGGGCGTCGGGGACCGGATGGCGGTGACCCGCGGACTGGGCGAGCTCGCGGACATGGCCGCCGGTGCGGGGATCGAGATCGCGATGGAGTTCCACCGCAACACGCTGACCGACGAGGTCGACTCGACGATCACGCTGCTGCTCGACGTCGGCGCGCCGAACCTCACGACGTACTGGCAGCCGCCGGTCGATCTGGACGACGAGAAGTGCCTGCAGCAACTGGAGTCGCTGATGCCGTGGCTGAGCACGGTCCACGTGTTCTCCTGGTGGCCGTCCAACGCCCGCCTGCCGCTCGCGGGCCGCGAGTCCCTGTGGCGCCGGGTCCTCGACCGCCTGGCCGCCGAGGACCGCGAGATCAACGCGCTGCTGGAGTTCGTCGCGGACGACTCACCGGAGCAGTTCGCGAAGGACGCAGCCGACCTGCAGAGCTGGGTCTAG
- a CDS encoding (2Fe-2S)-binding protein yields the protein MPTHSFKLNGKQISVEAEDNVRLLWVLRDLLGVTGPKYGCGIQVCRSCTSHINGKAFNPCSVPVKDLDPTDEVTTIEGLPATVGQDLHPMQEAWLKYDVSQCGYCQPGQIMAAVAKVRQAKAEGRDLTDADLDELRNICRCGTYSRIREAVKAGAEDMGA from the coding sequence ATGCCAACGCACAGCTTCAAGCTCAACGGCAAGCAGATCAGCGTCGAGGCCGAGGACAACGTCCGGCTGCTGTGGGTCCTGCGCGACCTGCTCGGCGTCACCGGCCCGAAGTACGGGTGCGGGATCCAGGTCTGCAGGTCGTGCACCTCGCACATCAACGGCAAGGCGTTCAACCCGTGCTCGGTGCCGGTCAAGGACCTCGACCCGACGGACGAGGTGACCACCATCGAGGGGCTGCCGGCGACGGTCGGCCAGGACCTGCACCCGATGCAGGAGGCCTGGCTCAAGTACGACGTGTCGCAGTGCGGGTACTGCCAGCCCGGTCAGATCATGGCCGCCGTCGCGAAGGTCCGGCAGGCGAAGGCGGAGGGACGCGACCTCACCGACGCGGACCTCGACGAGCTGCGCAACATCTGCCGGTGCGGCACGTACTCGCGGATCCGCGAAGCCGTCAAGGCCGGCGCGGAGGACATGGGTGCGTGA
- a CDS encoding alkaline phosphatase PhoX, with protein MTKFLPLISQLGTRHGSRSFRTCEYKCANQCDHPEPNTSGNEHIQSVMRSAFSRRKVLAIGAAGVGAAGVATLAVNSPAIADQTGRGAGSGSGTFPGFPQRGELTHGVVPPNREDNIVVPRGYEQAVIIGWGDPVLPGAPAFDAFKQSAEAQARQFGYNNDYTMVVPLRDDSKALLVCNHEYTDETLMFPAGKYSAAEIVKIGMAAHGMSVVQIERVGRSGQWRRDKRLSRYNRRITVNTKFEVTGPAAADPRVGKVAYGTFGNCAGGVTPWGTILSGEENFNGYFDVTGTVPAEYVDSFKRYGVPTTVTKTARLWSSVDPRFDLSKTPTEAFRAGWVVEVDPYDPTSTPKKRTMLARLKHEGATTTFTADGRIAVYTGDDERGEYVYKFVSAGKYDPDNRKANFGLLDEGTLYVAKFTGDGAADGLYDGTGQWIPLTSDKKSYIDGMSVADVLINARAAADKVGATRMDRPEDIERNPLTGRVYAAMTNNSNRGGTFPVDEANPLAKSHVRDTLDGPLVEKSGNRNGYILELSEEGDDAGKTGFVWTLFLVCGDPAAQETYFGGFDKSKVSPISCPDNVAFDGSGNLWISTDGNVLGSNDGIFTVPVAGPNRGQVKQFLSVPFAAEACGPLVSDDDKTAFVAVQHPGETDDATFEKPTSTWPHTDKFPRPAIACVWRRDGARVGS; from the coding sequence GTGACCAAGTTTCTGCCATTGATCAGCCAGCTCGGCACCCGCCACGGTTCCCGCTCGTTCCGCACCTGCGAGTACAAGTGCGCCAACCAGTGCGACCACCCCGAGCCGAACACGTCCGGCAACGAGCACATCCAGAGCGTCATGCGGTCCGCGTTCAGCCGTCGCAAGGTGCTGGCGATCGGTGCCGCCGGCGTCGGCGCCGCCGGGGTCGCGACGCTGGCCGTGAATTCGCCCGCGATCGCCGACCAGACCGGCCGCGGCGCCGGCAGTGGTTCGGGGACCTTCCCGGGCTTCCCGCAGCGCGGTGAGCTGACCCACGGCGTCGTACCGCCGAACCGTGAGGACAACATCGTCGTACCGCGTGGCTACGAGCAGGCCGTGATCATCGGCTGGGGCGACCCGGTGCTGCCGGGCGCGCCGGCGTTCGACGCGTTCAAGCAGTCCGCCGAGGCGCAGGCGCGGCAGTTCGGGTACAACAACGACTACACGATGGTCGTGCCGCTGCGCGACGACTCGAAGGCGTTGCTGGTCTGCAACCACGAGTACACCGACGAGACCCTGATGTTCCCGGCCGGCAAGTACTCGGCCGCCGAGATCGTGAAGATCGGGATGGCCGCGCACGGCATGAGCGTGGTCCAGATCGAGCGCGTCGGCCGCAGCGGGCAGTGGCGCCGGGACAAGCGCCTGAGCCGCTACAACCGGCGGATCACGGTGAACACCAAGTTCGAGGTGACCGGCCCGGCCGCCGCCGACCCGCGCGTCGGGAAGGTTGCCTACGGCACCTTCGGCAACTGCGCCGGCGGTGTCACCCCGTGGGGCACGATCCTGTCCGGCGAGGAGAACTTCAACGGCTACTTCGACGTGACCGGCACGGTCCCCGCGGAGTACGTCGACTCCTTCAAGCGGTACGGCGTACCGACGACCGTCACCAAGACCGCGCGGCTGTGGAGCAGCGTCGACCCGCGGTTCGACCTGTCCAAGACCCCGACCGAGGCCTTCCGGGCCGGCTGGGTGGTCGAGGTCGACCCGTACGACCCGACCTCGACGCCGAAGAAGCGCACCATGCTCGCCCGGCTCAAGCACGAGGGCGCCACCACCACGTTCACCGCCGACGGCCGGATCGCCGTGTACACCGGTGACGACGAGCGCGGTGAGTACGTCTACAAGTTCGTCTCGGCCGGCAAGTACGACCCGGACAACCGCAAGGCCAACTTCGGCCTGCTCGACGAGGGCACGCTGTACGTCGCCAAGTTCACCGGCGACGGCGCCGCGGACGGGCTGTACGACGGCACGGGTCAGTGGATCCCGCTGACGTCGGACAAGAAGTCGTACATCGACGGCATGAGCGTCGCCGACGTCCTGATCAACGCGCGGGCCGCGGCGGACAAGGTCGGCGCGACCCGGATGGACCGCCCGGAGGACATCGAGCGCAACCCGCTCACCGGCCGGGTGTACGCGGCGATGACCAACAACTCCAACCGGGGCGGCACGTTCCCGGTCGACGAGGCCAACCCGCTGGCGAAATCGCACGTCCGCGACACGCTCGACGGCCCGTTGGTGGAGAAGTCCGGCAACCGCAACGGCTACATCCTGGAGCTCAGCGAGGAGGGCGACGACGCGGGCAAGACCGGGTTCGTCTGGACCCTGTTCCTGGTCTGCGGCGACCCGGCCGCGCAGGAGACGTACTTCGGCGGCTTCGACAAGTCGAAGGTCAGCCCGATCTCCTGCCCGGACAACGTCGCCTTCGACGGCTCCGGCAACCTGTGGATCTCCACCGACGGCAACGTGCTCGGCTCGAACGACGGCATCTTCACGGTGCCGGTGGCCGGCCCGAACCGCGGTCAGGTGAAGCAGTTCCTGTCCGTGCCGTTCGCCGCGGAGGCCTGCGGCCCGCTGGTGTCCGACGACGACAAGACCGCGTTCGTCGCCGTACAGCACCCCGGCGAGACCGACGACGCGACCTTCGAGAAGCCCACCTCGACCTGGCCGCACACCGACAAGTTCCCCCGCCCCGCCATCGCCTGTGTCTGGCGCCGCGACGGCGCCCGCGTCGGCAGCTGA
- a CDS encoding cupin domain-containing protein, translated as MTILIRAAEAEELSASGVSLLADVPDTDGHLTSHRSIFLPGKEGAPPHLHREAAELFFVLNGSLRVLTGEDLIELHQGDFLHVAPNTPHAFEAAGTEPAEVLFVLTHAKPRFGYYRLLERAYRGETDWSEVAKTSDLYDNHYVESPTWQHR; from the coding sequence ATGACCATTCTGATTCGTGCCGCCGAGGCCGAGGAGCTGTCCGCGAGTGGGGTCAGCCTGCTGGCCGACGTACCCGACACCGATGGGCACCTGACCAGCCACCGGTCGATCTTCCTGCCCGGCAAGGAAGGCGCTCCCCCGCACCTGCACCGCGAGGCCGCCGAACTGTTCTTCGTCCTGAACGGCTCGCTGCGCGTCCTCACCGGCGAGGACCTGATCGAGCTCCACCAAGGCGACTTCCTGCACGTCGCCCCGAACACCCCACACGCCTTCGAAGCCGCCGGCACCGAGCCGGCCGAGGTCCTCTTCGTCCTGACCCACGCCAAGCCCCGCTTCGGCTACTACCGCCTACTGGAACGCGCCTACCGCGGCGAAACCGACTGGTCCGAAGTAGCCAAAACCAGCGACCTCTACGACAACCACTACGTAGAAAGCCCCACCTGGCAGCACCGCTGA
- a CDS encoding SigE family RNA polymerase sigma factor: protein MSIDDGVTTARATRVGSGSARVTVTGVTAVHEDHEGADTFDAFVAARSRALLRTAYLLTRDHALAEDLVQTALAKAWFHWSRIREDNPEPYVRRILVTTYASWWRRRWNGEIPTEELPESPTPNGEDGLDLWDAIGRLPRRQRAVVVLRFYEDLSEPETARLMGSSVGTVKSQTAKALAKLRLDPSLVTPADLETP, encoded by the coding sequence GTGAGCATCGACGACGGCGTGACGACGGCGCGCGCGACCCGCGTTGGATCCGGGTCGGCGCGGGTGACGGTGACGGGGGTGACAGCGGTGCACGAGGACCACGAGGGCGCGGACACCTTCGACGCGTTCGTCGCGGCCCGGTCGCGGGCCCTGCTGCGGACCGCGTATCTGCTGACCCGCGACCACGCGCTGGCCGAGGACCTGGTGCAGACCGCGCTGGCCAAGGCGTGGTTCCACTGGAGCCGGATCCGCGAGGACAACCCGGAGCCGTACGTCCGCCGGATCCTCGTCACGACGTACGCCTCCTGGTGGCGCCGCCGCTGGAACGGTGAGATCCCGACCGAGGAGCTGCCCGAATCGCCTACCCCGAACGGCGAGGACGGGCTCGACCTCTGGGACGCCATCGGCCGCCTCCCCCGCCGGCAACGCGCGGTCGTCGTACTGCGCTTCTACGAGGACCTCAGCGAGCCCGAGACCGCCCGGCTGATGGGCAGCTCCGTCGGCACCGTCAAGAGCCAGACAGCCAAGGCTCTCGCCAAGCTCCGCCTCGACCCCTCCCTTGTCACTCCGGCAGATCTGGAGACCCCGTGA
- the rarD gene encoding EamA family transporter RarD encodes MPEQRRGFIYGFTAYLIWGLFPLYWKLLDNSDAVELLAHRVLWSLVTIVILVAVLRKFGRVKALLAEPRRRWPLIAAAFLISANWGTYIWGVGNGHVVETSLGYFITPLFTVLLGVFVLKERLRPIQWVALGIAFVAVAGLTIENGRPPWVAIILTFSFGFYGLAKKQAGAGAIEGMAVESGTVVPFAVAAIVVLGLQGDATVADHGTAYLVLVLLTGPITAVPLLLFGAAATRVSMTTLGLLNYIAPIMQFICGLVVFHERMSPMRWLGFGLVWVALALFTFDSMHNRRRIMALERAAVTASAV; translated from the coding sequence GTGCCGGAACAGCGACGAGGATTCATCTACGGGTTCACCGCCTACCTGATCTGGGGCCTCTTCCCGCTGTACTGGAAGCTCCTCGACAACTCCGACGCCGTCGAACTGCTGGCCCACCGGGTGCTCTGGTCGCTGGTGACGATCGTTATCCTGGTCGCCGTACTGCGGAAGTTCGGCCGGGTGAAGGCCCTGCTCGCCGAGCCTCGGCGCCGGTGGCCGTTGATCGCGGCGGCGTTCCTGATCTCGGCGAACTGGGGCACCTACATCTGGGGCGTCGGCAACGGTCACGTCGTCGAGACCTCGCTCGGGTACTTCATCACGCCGCTGTTCACCGTCCTGCTCGGGGTGTTCGTCCTCAAGGAACGACTCCGCCCGATCCAGTGGGTCGCGCTCGGGATCGCGTTCGTCGCGGTCGCCGGGCTGACGATCGAGAACGGCCGGCCGCCGTGGGTGGCGATCATCCTGACGTTCTCGTTCGGCTTCTACGGCCTGGCGAAGAAGCAGGCGGGCGCCGGCGCGATCGAGGGGATGGCCGTCGAGTCCGGCACCGTGGTCCCGTTCGCGGTCGCGGCGATCGTGGTGCTCGGGTTGCAGGGCGACGCGACGGTCGCGGACCACGGTACGGCGTACCTCGTGCTGGTGCTGCTGACCGGGCCGATCACCGCGGTACCGCTGCTGCTGTTCGGGGCCGCCGCGACGCGGGTCTCGATGACGACGCTCGGGCTGCTGAACTACATCGCGCCGATCATGCAGTTCATCTGCGGCCTCGTGGTGTTCCACGAGCGGATGTCGCCGATGCGCTGGCTCGGCTTCGGCCTGGTCTGGGTCGCGCTGGCGCTGTTCACCTTCGACAGCATGCACAACCGGCGCCGGATCATGGCGCTCGAACGGGCCGCGGTCACCGCATCCGCAGTGTGA
- a CDS encoding molybdopterin cofactor-binding domain-containing protein: MVERSTAEHTDGRGLLGRRRVLGYLIAAPTLAVGVSWFANESGPRAADAAVPSLPQPENIFDLGDLQNLAAAPTSGLITVEIKADGTAYFAVPRCEVGQGITTAFAMMVAEELDLPMNKVEIALADARPELLMNQLTGGSNSMRSMYLPVRTAAAIARQRLVETAAARWDAGAEQLTTRKGVVSGPGGRTATYGSLAEAAASATTIAVSAQLKDPSEFKVLGQPRTRVDAFDSVTGRKQFAMDLQVPNAKPTMVARPPTINGTLRSINNLAALRAMPGVTDVVGITHGVAIRAETFGQCIDAIQKVDATWGPGTVDDESDATVLAKLRAAQLPMAVPPLLSKTIDAEFVFAFASNSPLEPDCAIADVRPDSAEIWSCLKVPILAQEDIAKQLGLPIDAVKVHVVQGGGSFGRHLFHDVAAEAAEISQKMGKPVKLSWSRTDNFRQGRTHPMCTSRVRVNYLGGNVLSYEQRHTSVETDFGHGLGEMITAFAADLPVAGNLSFAQTIFALTQTSPYNFGVTTQLLNEIPLKFNTGSMRNIYSPNVVCAEELMVDQLAAKMGQDPVRFRRNFLKDQRLLAVLNKAAEVGNWGRTMPKGTAQGVGVHSEYRAAVATLVEIDCRPETVNRPVEGEGVTGPRVTKAVIVVDPGFCVNPRGLEAQMIGGLQDAIALALTSSLHIKDGIPLEGSWDNYFYTREWNSPLDVEVVIMPNTSESPSGAGELAVAPAFAAVACAYARATGTMPTYFPINHGKLGFEPLPLQPSTPQSPTDGLDHTF, from the coding sequence ATGGTCGAACGCAGTACGGCCGAACACACCGACGGACGCGGCCTGCTCGGGCGGCGTCGCGTCCTCGGGTACCTGATCGCGGCGCCAACGCTCGCGGTCGGCGTGAGCTGGTTCGCCAACGAGTCCGGCCCGCGTGCGGCGGACGCCGCGGTTCCGTCGCTGCCGCAGCCGGAGAACATCTTCGACCTCGGCGACCTGCAGAACCTCGCGGCGGCACCGACGTCCGGCCTGATCACCGTGGAAATCAAGGCCGACGGGACCGCGTATTTCGCGGTGCCGCGCTGCGAGGTGGGCCAGGGCATCACGACCGCGTTCGCGATGATGGTCGCCGAAGAGCTGGATCTCCCGATGAACAAGGTCGAGATCGCCCTCGCCGACGCGCGTCCGGAGCTGCTGATGAACCAGCTCACCGGCGGGTCGAACTCGATGCGCAGCATGTACCTCCCGGTCCGGACCGCCGCCGCGATCGCCCGGCAGCGCCTGGTGGAGACGGCCGCGGCGAGGTGGGATGCCGGAGCCGAGCAGCTGACCACGCGCAAGGGCGTGGTGAGCGGACCCGGCGGCCGTACGGCGACGTACGGATCGCTGGCCGAGGCCGCGGCGAGCGCCACGACGATCGCGGTGTCGGCGCAGCTCAAGGACCCGTCCGAGTTCAAGGTCCTCGGGCAGCCGCGCACCCGGGTTGACGCGTTCGACAGCGTTACCGGCCGCAAGCAGTTCGCGATGGACCTGCAGGTCCCGAACGCGAAGCCGACCATGGTGGCCAGGCCGCCGACGATCAACGGCACGCTCCGGTCGATCAACAACCTCGCCGCGCTGCGCGCGATGCCCGGTGTCACCGATGTCGTGGGGATCACCCACGGTGTCGCGATCAGGGCCGAGACCTTCGGCCAGTGCATCGACGCGATCCAGAAGGTCGACGCGACCTGGGGACCGGGCACGGTCGACGACGAGTCCGACGCGACCGTGCTGGCGAAGCTGCGGGCGGCCCAGCTGCCGATGGCCGTTCCGCCGCTGCTGTCGAAGACGATCGACGCCGAGTTCGTGTTCGCGTTCGCCAGCAACAGCCCGCTCGAGCCGGACTGCGCGATCGCGGACGTCCGCCCGGACAGCGCCGAGATCTGGTCCTGTCTCAAGGTACCGATCCTCGCGCAGGAAGACATCGCCAAGCAGCTCGGTCTGCCGATCGACGCGGTCAAGGTGCATGTCGTCCAGGGCGGCGGCTCGTTCGGACGGCACCTGTTCCACGACGTGGCGGCCGAGGCCGCGGAGATCTCGCAGAAGATGGGCAAGCCGGTCAAGCTGTCCTGGTCCCGCACGGACAACTTCCGCCAGGGACGCACGCATCCGATGTGCACGTCCCGCGTCCGGGTGAACTACCTGGGCGGCAACGTGCTCAGCTACGAGCAGCGCCACACCAGTGTGGAGACCGACTTCGGCCACGGCCTCGGCGAGATGATCACGGCGTTCGCCGCGGATCTGCCGGTCGCCGGGAACCTGTCGTTCGCCCAGACGATCTTCGCGCTCACCCAGACCTCGCCGTACAACTTCGGTGTCACGACGCAGCTGCTCAACGAGATCCCGCTGAAGTTCAACACCGGCAGCATGCGCAACATCTACTCGCCGAACGTGGTCTGCGCCGAGGAACTGATGGTCGACCAGCTGGCCGCGAAGATGGGCCAGGACCCGGTCCGGTTCCGCCGGAACTTCCTCAAGGACCAGCGGTTGCTCGCGGTGCTGAACAAGGCGGCCGAGGTCGGCAACTGGGGCAGGACGATGCCGAAGGGTACGGCGCAGGGCGTCGGTGTGCACTCGGAGTACCGGGCCGCGGTCGCGACCCTGGTCGAGATCGACTGCCGGCCCGAGACGGTGAACCGGCCGGTCGAGGGTGAAGGCGTGACCGGCCCGCGGGTGACGAAGGCGGTGATCGTCGTCGATCCCGGGTTCTGCGTCAACCCGCGCGGCCTCGAGGCCCAGATGATCGGCGGTCTGCAGGACGCGATCGCGCTGGCGCTGACCTCGAGCCTGCACATCAAGGACGGCATCCCGCTCGAAGGCAGCTGGGACAACTACTTCTACACCCGCGAGTGGAACTCGCCGCTGGACGTCGAGGTGGTGATCATGCCGAACACGAGCGAGAGCCCGAGCGGCGCCGGCGAGTTGGCGGTGGCTCCGGCGTTCGCCGCGGTCGCCTGTGCCTACGCGCGGGCGACCGGCACCATGCCGACGTACTTCCCGATCAACCACGGCAAGCTCGGGTTCGAGCCGTTGCCGTTGCAGCCGTCCACCCCGCAGTCGCCGACCGACGGCCTCGACCACACGTTCTGA